In Liquorilactobacillus nagelii DSM 13675, the following proteins share a genomic window:
- a CDS encoding arginine repressor: MNREKRRKLIELLIVQHEVSTQDELLNLLKENGIESTQATISRDIRELNIVKRSDDQGKIYYTQERMDRRKEIEKLYQFIEISVYSIQQIQFMNIIRTSPNYANVLTAILDGLELIEIVGSIAGYDTIIIISSNISDATTINNIFKTHIDPDLQ; the protein is encoded by the coding sequence TTGAATAGAGAAAAAAGAAGAAAACTAATTGAATTGTTGATTGTTCAGCATGAAGTTTCTACTCAAGATGAATTATTGAACTTACTTAAGGAAAATGGAATTGAATCGACACAAGCTACTATTTCACGAGATATTCGTGAATTGAATATCGTTAAGCGCAGCGACGATCAGGGGAAAATATATTATACCCAAGAAAGAATGGATCGTCGAAAGGAAATCGAAAAGTTATATCAATTCATTGAAATATCAGTCTATAGTATTCAACAGATTCAATTTATGAATATTATTCGGACGAGTCCCAATTATGCCAATGTATTGACAGCAATTCTGGATGGATTGGAGTTAATAGAAATAGTCGGAAGTATAGCTGGTTATGATACGATTATCATCATTAGTTCAAATATTAGTGATGCTACAACAATCAATAACATATTCAAAACTCATATTGATCCGGATCTACAATGA
- a CDS encoding basic amino acid/polyamine antiporter, with protein sequence MKAHIHNSSEKIGLITLVSIVITSALGSGIFTININLAKAAPAGSVIIGWMFVGFGTLMLALSINYLAVKMPELEGIFSYGQAGFGNFIGFFCGWGYWLSACLGNVAFAVILMSSFSFFFPVFQTGQNLTSIITASLILWGLIILVNHGVESAAILNTLITCCKLLPLLCLIGLGIENFNFSIFMSNLWQNSNSLIEKNNIDLIGKQVRGCMLTMAWVFVGIEGATTMAKRAKNKSDAGKATVLGMLCLLVLYVLASVLPYGYLSRAALSNLAQPSGAYIFKSMVGSWGGPFINLGIIISILGAWLSWTMLPAETTSLMAEKKLLPVVFNKKNKFGAPTFSLIIEGIMCQIFLLVIYFAADAYNLAYSLCTSSIIICYIFVGLFQIKTALKNKVSKEKYINLIIGLLTVFFEGAIIIFVGLKYLFLCFIAYLPGLLFYLWVKRKEAFVFSKFEVIEIGLLLLGSFYGLWIIYNL encoded by the coding sequence ATGAAAGCTCATATACACAATTCATCAGAAAAAATTGGGTTAATTACTTTAGTTTCGATTGTAATAACCTCGGCACTAGGATCCGGAATTTTTACAATTAATATCAATTTAGCTAAAGCTGCACCAGCTGGATCGGTAATAATTGGTTGGATGTTTGTCGGGTTTGGAACACTTATGTTGGCTTTATCGATAAATTACTTAGCTGTAAAAATGCCTGAACTCGAAGGCATTTTTTCATATGGGCAAGCAGGATTTGGAAACTTTATTGGATTTTTTTGTGGCTGGGGATATTGGTTGTCAGCCTGCTTAGGTAATGTAGCATTTGCGGTTATTTTGATGAGTTCTTTTAGTTTCTTTTTCCCTGTTTTTCAAACTGGTCAAAATTTAACTTCGATAATTACAGCTAGTCTTATTTTGTGGGGATTGATAATACTAGTTAATCATGGAGTTGAAAGTGCGGCAATTTTAAACACTCTGATTACTTGCTGTAAATTATTACCATTATTGTGTTTAATTGGATTAGGAATTGAAAATTTTAACTTTTCTATATTTATGAGTAATTTGTGGCAAAACAGTAATTCATTAATTGAAAAAAACAACATAGATTTAATTGGTAAACAGGTTAGAGGGTGCATGCTGACGATGGCATGGGTGTTTGTTGGAATAGAAGGAGCAACAACCATGGCTAAACGTGCAAAAAATAAGTCAGATGCAGGGAAAGCAACTGTTTTGGGGATGCTTTGTCTGTTGGTACTATATGTACTGGCTTCAGTACTACCATATGGCTATTTATCAAGAGCTGCTTTATCAAATTTAGCACAACCATCTGGAGCTTATATCTTTAAATCAATGGTTGGCAGCTGGGGTGGACCATTTATTAATTTAGGAATCATAATTTCAATTTTGGGTGCTTGGTTATCTTGGACAATGTTACCAGCTGAGACAACTAGTTTAATGGCAGAAAAAAAATTATTGCCGGTTGTATTTAATAAAAAAAATAAATTTGGAGCACCAACATTTTCTTTAATAATAGAAGGAATAATGTGTCAAATATTTTTGTTGGTAATTTATTTTGCAGCAGATGCATATAATTTGGCTTATTCATTATGTACTTCTTCGATAATAATCTGTTATATTTTTGTCGGACTTTTTCAAATTAAAACAGCTTTAAAAAACAAAGTTAGCAAAGAAAAATATATTAATTTAATTATTGGTTTACTGACGGTTTTTTTTGAAGGTGCAATCATCATTTTTGTTGGCTTAAAATATTTGTTTTTATGTTTTATTGCCTATTTGCCCGGATTGCTCTTCTATCTTTGGGTAAAAAGGAAAGAGGCTTTTGTATTTTCTAAATTTGAAGTCATTGAGATCGGACTTTTATTATTAGGAAGCTTTTATGGCCTTTGGATTATCTATAATTTATAA
- a CDS encoding amidohydrolase: MKTLLKNGNIFIGEDEQKFCKAMIIEDDRIFWTGNNWKRLVENIDQIIDLKSATVLPGLIDVHTHPKYIADALHGVACTPPNVNSIIEMQRALKQAKEYGDQGKWIEGWGFDETKLAEHRAPNVIDLDQVSVEQPIFIYRSDCHSSVGNSKALELAGIDRDTPDPLGGKIKRFENGKPTGFMQEITATQLLIKAKSSQSYAQDVTNMVASSNHYLKNGIVAIGELMGRKKPYDTVELYRDSIKRGFVPKIAVYYVYDEILDNETELGNFKMLEQQFSQINICGIKIFMDGSISGETAFTKKPYQDGKRGICFLDKAALKKRVDFAREHHLQLAIHAMGDAAIYCVLESTENLAPWLQDRPSIRIEHATLLTDKLIQRLKTARMKYAVVTQPIFLFAESDSYCKYLNFQQLQLVYRLNSLIKAKILLALSSDAPCTPWFEPDSPFYSIYAAVTRKAANGMLISAAEGITVNQAVLAYTKWAAIIGGFSQNGELKAGKKADFVILSDNIFKVSYKRIKDIQVIETWVNGKKVYHT; the protein is encoded by the coding sequence ATGAAAACGTTATTGAAAAATGGAAATATTTTTATCGGAGAAGATGAGCAAAAATTTTGTAAAGCAATGATAATTGAAGATGATAGAATTTTTTGGACGGGTAACAATTGGAAACGCCTTGTAGAAAATATTGATCAAATAATTGATTTAAAAAGTGCAACAGTTTTGCCCGGATTGATTGACGTTCATACACATCCTAAATATATTGCCGATGCATTACATGGAGTAGCCTGCACGCCGCCTAATGTGAACAGTATAATTGAAATGCAACGGGCATTAAAACAAGCTAAAGAATATGGTGATCAAGGAAAGTGGATTGAAGGATGGGGCTTTGACGAAACTAAATTAGCTGAACATCGAGCTCCTAACGTGATTGATTTAGATCAAGTTTCAGTTGAGCAACCAATTTTTATTTACCGTTCTGATTGTCATTCATCAGTTGGAAATTCTAAGGCATTAGAGTTAGCTGGTATAGATAGGGACACACCCGATCCATTAGGTGGAAAGATTAAACGATTTGAAAATGGAAAACCAACTGGATTTATGCAGGAGATTACGGCAACTCAATTGTTGATTAAAGCCAAATCAAGTCAAAGTTATGCACAGGATGTTACCAACATGGTGGCTAGCAGTAATCACTATTTAAAAAATGGAATTGTAGCTATTGGTGAGTTGATGGGACGGAAAAAGCCCTATGATACAGTTGAACTTTACAGAGATTCAATCAAGCGAGGCTTCGTTCCCAAAATTGCCGTTTATTATGTTTATGATGAAATTTTGGATAACGAAACTGAATTGGGTAATTTTAAAATGCTAGAACAGCAATTTTCGCAAATTAACATTTGCGGAATAAAAATTTTTATGGATGGCAGTATTTCAGGAGAAACAGCCTTTACAAAAAAACCTTACCAAGATGGTAAGCGAGGAATTTGTTTTCTTGACAAAGCAGCTTTGAAAAAAAGAGTTGATTTTGCTCGAGAACATCATTTGCAGTTAGCAATTCATGCAATGGGGGATGCAGCAATTTACTGTGTATTGGAGAGTACTGAAAATTTAGCACCTTGGTTACAAGATCGCCCATCAATTAGAATTGAACACGCTACCTTATTAACCGATAAGCTGATTCAGCGGTTAAAGACCGCTAGAATGAAATATGCTGTTGTTACACAACCTATTTTTTTATTTGCTGAGAGTGATTCATATTGTAAATATTTAAATTTTCAGCAGTTGCAGCTTGTATATCGGTTAAACTCATTAATCAAAGCTAAGATTTTATTGGCTTTAAGTTCTGATGCACCATGTACGCCATGGTTTGAACCTGATAGCCCTTTTTATAGTATATATGCAGCAGTTACTCGAAAAGCGGCAAATGGAATGTTAATTTCAGCAGCTGAGGGAATAACTGTCAATCAGGCTGTTTTAGCATACACGAAATGGGCTGCCATAATTGGTGGGTTTTCACAGAATGGAGAATTAAAAGCAGGCAAAAAAGCTGATTTTGTTATTTTGAGCGATAATATTTTTAAGGTTTCTTATAAAAGAATTAAAGATATTCAGGTGATTGAGACTTGGGTAAATGGTAAAAAAGTGTATCATACTTAA
- a CDS encoding nucleoside hydrolase codes for MNAKKAKYQVIIDCDPGIDDCLALLLALKSPEIEILGITTVSGNVPAALGEKNTLKLLNFAHRLDIPVYCGSKQPLKRDYVSAQDTHGMDGLGESAISEITTVQPQKLDAVSFISQTLATRTNVTIIAIGPLTNLAKSLQQQPIAWQNCCDLISMGGTFKSPGNCSPVAEYNYWCDPDAAEYVFQHAPLPIKMVGLDVTRKIVLTPNILEYIRQKSPTTGEFITAITRFYFDFHWKQEKVIGCVINDPLAVAYLLEPNLCQGFAAYTTVETTGKAIGQTLVDSQSFWHRSPNSFILTQVDAQRFMHIFLQRLIKATDPELTTILQQIM; via the coding sequence ATGAATGCCAAAAAAGCTAAATATCAAGTTATTATTGACTGTGATCCAGGAATTGACGACTGCCTTGCTTTGCTACTGGCATTAAAGTCGCCGGAAATTGAGATTTTGGGGATTACAACGGTTAGTGGTAATGTTCCGGCAGCTTTAGGGGAGAAGAACACCCTAAAGCTGCTTAATTTTGCCCATAGATTGGATATTCCCGTTTATTGTGGGTCAAAGCAACCATTAAAAAGGGATTATGTTAGTGCACAAGATACTCATGGAATGGATGGCTTAGGCGAAAGTGCAATTTCTGAGATAACAACGGTTCAACCGCAGAAGCTTGATGCGGTTAGTTTTATCAGTCAGACACTGGCAACTCGAACTAATGTAACGATAATTGCAATTGGTCCCTTGACCAATTTAGCTAAGTCACTACAACAACAGCCAATCGCATGGCAGAACTGCTGTGATTTGATATCAATGGGTGGGACGTTTAAGAGTCCAGGTAATTGTTCACCGGTAGCCGAATATAATTATTGGTGTGATCCAGATGCTGCTGAATATGTATTTCAGCATGCTCCTTTACCAATAAAAATGGTGGGATTGGACGTAACCCGAAAAATCGTTTTGACACCGAATATTCTAGAATATATTCGACAAAAAAGTCCGACGACTGGCGAATTTATTACGGCAATTACACGCTTTTATTTTGATTTTCACTGGAAACAAGAAAAAGTAATTGGCTGTGTAATCAATGACCCACTAGCAGTGGCCTATTTACTTGAACCGAATCTTTGTCAAGGGTTTGCAGCTTATACAACGGTTGAAACGACTGGCAAAGCAATTGGTCAGACACTGGTTGATTCACAAAGCTTCTGGCATCGTTCGCCAAATAGTTTTATTTTAACTCAAGTTGACGCTCAAAGATTTATGCACATATTTTTACAGCGGCTAATCAAAGCTACTGATCCAGAATTGACAACAATTCTGCAACAAATTATGTAA
- a CDS encoding ECF transporter S component — translation MLKRRLSLQAITLIALAAALNIVGSNLALLLRLPVYLDTIGTILAAALLGPIAGMLAGGITGLIVGFTTDLMSLYFLPVQLVIGLTAGFVFHKWQPDHWQSLGLTALLISLPGSIFSSTIAYFLFHGITSSGSSIIVQLLIGAGLNKAAAVLIVQFITDYFDRLIGVSVVAALYRVLKTRVKPSIWQ, via the coding sequence ATGTTAAAAAGACGTCTTTCACTGCAAGCAATTACTTTAATTGCTTTAGCAGCTGCTTTAAATATTGTTGGCAGTAACTTAGCTTTATTATTGCGCTTGCCGGTATATTTGGATACTATCGGAACGATTCTGGCTGCTGCCTTACTTGGTCCGATAGCCGGAATGTTAGCTGGTGGAATTACTGGGTTGATTGTTGGGTTTACTACTGATTTAATGTCACTTTATTTTTTGCCAGTTCAATTAGTTATTGGGTTAACAGCGGGATTTGTTTTTCATAAATGGCAACCTGATCACTGGCAGTCACTAGGGTTAACGGCTTTATTGATTTCGTTACCGGGCTCAATTTTTTCTTCAACAATTGCATACTTTTTGTTTCACGGAATTACTTCATCAGGTTCAAGTATTATTGTTCAGTTATTGATAGGTGCTGGGCTTAATAAAGCAGCAGCGGTTTTAATTGTCCAGTTTATTACCGATTATTTCGATCGCTTAATTGGTGTCAGTGTCGTTGCGGCATTATATCGGGTTTTGAAGACCCGAGTTAAACCTTCAATCTGGCAATAA
- a CDS encoding response regulator transcription factor, with product MQKIFIVEDDQAIIRALQVGLKKWNYQTQTVTDWGNITTEILTAQPDLVIMDITLPMFDGFYWTGKLRESSQLPVIFLSAAELDPNAVRALALGADDYIVKPFSVNVLVSKIQAIFRRMKLNQTEINELSFENYHLNILTNSLTIGSEYVKLTPTEGVILKLLFLNAGKLVGKKQLMNELWQGGSFVDEGVLNVNISRLRKKLSSLKLAEQLITERKKGYRLVKKDDKK from the coding sequence ATGCAGAAAATTTTTATTGTTGAGGATGATCAAGCAATTATTCGAGCACTACAAGTGGGACTAAAAAAGTGGAACTATCAAACACAAACAGTCACTGATTGGGGAAATATTACTACTGAGATTTTAACAGCACAACCGGATTTAGTGATTATGGATATCACTTTACCGATGTTTGACGGCTTTTACTGGACCGGTAAATTACGCGAAAGTTCTCAGTTACCGGTCATTTTTTTATCGGCAGCTGAATTGGATCCGAATGCTGTTCGAGCTTTAGCCTTAGGGGCAGATGATTACATAGTTAAGCCATTCTCGGTGAATGTCTTAGTTTCAAAGATTCAGGCGATTTTTCGTCGAATGAAACTTAATCAAACTGAAATAAATGAACTTAGTTTTGAAAACTATCATTTGAATATTTTGACCAATAGTTTAACGATTGGATCAGAATATGTGAAATTAACTCCTACTGAAGGTGTAATTTTAAAATTACTATTTTTAAATGCAGGTAAATTAGTTGGCAAGAAACAGTTAATGAATGAGCTCTGGCAAGGTGGCAGTTTTGTTGATGAGGGGGTTCTAAACGTTAATATCAGTCGTTTACGAAAAAAGTTATCATCACTTAAGCTGGCTGAACAATTAATTACAGAAAGAAAAAAAGGTTATCGATTGGTGAAAAAAGATGATAAGAAATAA
- a CDS encoding sensor histidine kinase, whose protein sequence is MIRNKKFVVLMLVEQLPLLLAYGLLLSLIWVLIKLKEPITSLPQDLLRFSWLPFVIWIFWRCWRTYQSQQDLKQAWENEKLPAKNPGTAIAASYYQLLQLKVQQQREKNGQQRIQAAQRTDYLRLWSHEIKLPLTALKLAAENTSQVSSEEIITQIGLIQNQLDLMLNYERLADFHHDLTFEKFSLKDLLEDLLKENAVFFIDRKLRPTIDLKKDVQLTLDRKWLHFCLQQVIFNAIKYSSVGSELHLKWSKATLVIQDFGCGIKSDELPRIFEAGFTGENGRRQQAATGMGLYLVKQIAEKLELTIKVKSVVSQGTEVYFIFPNNNNL, encoded by the coding sequence ATGATAAGAAATAAGAAGTTTGTAGTTTTAATGTTAGTAGAGCAACTGCCTTTATTGCTAGCATATGGGCTATTACTAAGCTTAATTTGGGTGTTGATAAAATTAAAAGAACCAATCACATCATTACCACAAGATTTATTACGTTTTTCCTGGCTGCCTTTTGTGATTTGGATTTTTTGGCGATGCTGGCGAACCTATCAGTCACAGCAGGACTTAAAGCAAGCGTGGGAAAATGAAAAATTGCCAGCCAAAAATCCAGGCACCGCAATAGCTGCTAGCTATTATCAACTACTGCAGCTAAAAGTTCAACAGCAAAGAGAAAAAAACGGACAGCAACGAATCCAAGCTGCACAACGGACAGATTATTTACGTTTATGGAGTCATGAAATTAAATTGCCATTAACTGCTTTAAAACTGGCGGCTGAAAACACCTCACAAGTAAGCAGTGAAGAAATTATAACTCAAATAGGATTAATTCAAAATCAGTTAGATTTAATGTTGAATTATGAACGCTTGGCTGATTTTCATCATGATTTGACATTTGAAAAATTTTCATTAAAAGATCTTTTGGAAGACTTACTGAAAGAAAATGCTGTTTTTTTTATTGACCGGAAATTGCGGCCTACAATTGACTTGAAAAAAGATGTGCAGTTGACTTTAGACAGGAAATGGTTGCATTTTTGTTTACAACAAGTAATTTTTAATGCAATCAAATATTCATCTGTGGGATCTGAACTGCATTTAAAGTGGTCTAAGGCGACATTAGTGATTCAAGATTTTGGTTGCGGTATTAAAAGTGATGAATTACCTCGAATCTTTGAAGCTGGCTTTACGGGTGAAAATGGACGACGGCAACAAGCAGCAACAGGGATGGGGTTATATCTCGTTAAACAAATTGCTGAAAAATTAGAGTTAACAATAAAAGTTAAGTCGGTGGTTAGTCAGGGGACAGAGGTCTATTTTATTTTTCCTAATAATAACAATCTGTAA
- a CDS encoding ABC transporter ATP-binding protein: protein MRLLKIEHLQRNFSEGKLQVQALKDISFTVDAGDYVAIMGESGAGKTTLLNIIATLDQPSSGIIELEGRQLGRMKENQAARFRREHLGFVFQNFNLLDTFNNRDNIFLPLVLARTAYEKMEQRLIPLARQLQIVDLLDRFPYEVSGGQRQRIAVARALITHPELLLADEPTGALDSKNTNALLDLFDTVNAAGQTILMVTHSAAAASYSKRTLFIKDGVIYHELYRGKQPRSAYLEKISASLTALSSEKVQR from the coding sequence ATGAGACTTTTAAAAATCGAGCATCTTCAACGGAACTTTTCTGAAGGAAAATTGCAAGTTCAAGCTTTAAAAGATATTTCTTTCACAGTTGATGCCGGCGATTACGTGGCAATCATGGGAGAGTCAGGAGCTGGTAAAACAACATTATTAAATATTATTGCAACTTTGGATCAGCCTAGTAGTGGCATCATCGAACTTGAAGGGCGCCAACTTGGTCGAATGAAAGAAAATCAAGCAGCGCGTTTTCGCAGAGAACATTTGGGATTTGTTTTTCAAAACTTTAACCTACTAGATACTTTTAACAATCGGGATAATATTTTTTTGCCCTTAGTACTAGCAAGGACAGCCTATGAAAAGATGGAACAGCGCTTGATACCTTTAGCAAGACAACTTCAAATTGTTGATTTATTGGATCGTTTTCCGTATGAAGTTTCTGGTGGGCAAAGACAACGAATTGCAGTTGCGCGCGCGTTGATTACACATCCAGAATTGTTGTTGGCAGACGAACCAACGGGAGCTCTAGATTCAAAAAATACGAATGCTTTACTAGATCTCTTTGACACAGTTAATGCTGCAGGACAAACGATATTAATGGTAACCCATAGTGCGGCAGCTGCCAGTTATTCGAAACGAACACTGTTCATTAAAGATGGAGTTATTTATCATGAGCTTTACCGGGGCAAACAGCCACGCAGTGCGTATCTTGAAAAAATTTCGGCTAGTTTGACAGCCCTGTCAAGTGAGAAGGTGCAGCGATGA
- a CDS encoding FtsX-like permease family protein → MIEIRLAKADLKHHWQQNSLFVLASSLMIAINYIFLSLMANHSLADSSYGKVIINLLALGKNFTLIVAIFFMFYANSFLLRQRDRDLGLYNMLGMTKNNLRQILLFEKLFLYLVSVLVGLILGTTFIKLAFIILRNLLNNYHLYSKFSLDQLMQTFVFFGGVFLLLFIYDCWRLRQLRPAALWQQAVQAEKEPQAKRLLGIGGLLILGCGYWLAIKTKPNMAGISNFMLAVILVVIGTYAVFTAGSILLLHLLKSKQNFYYQPEHFIGISGMLYRMKQNAAGLATICILCTTILVTLTSSVSLVAGQQQLLSSWNPFELMLTTKEPLNPSRVQQIAQRNQVKLKQNQQLQITSPIYGSFSRNGYFKSGMTSKASVSLSVITLGEFNRVQHQNVKLKANQVLVDSPAGQRLTQMVIKGKIYRTKGYINLKAGNVDHSIFQPVFLVVSSNKIARQISSSHWIYQSGLDVSGSAKNRQNLATQLQQTLQLDNGSFSYRPEMQKFLRATFGSLLFVGILISFALAITTALIIYYKQSAEGLSDQQRFKTMQQVGLSQKESRQAIYGQVLLVFMLPIVGAVINTVFALPALSSVLKIFSLYDGWLLLRVCVLTIAILLIGYLLVYSLTTKVYQRLVNRSN, encoded by the coding sequence ATGATTGAGATACGTTTAGCTAAAGCCGATCTTAAACATCATTGGCAACAAAATAGTTTATTTGTTTTAGCCAGTTCATTGATGATTGCCATTAATTATATTTTCTTAAGTTTGATGGCAAATCATAGTTTGGCCGATAGTAGTTATGGAAAAGTAATTATTAATTTATTAGCTCTCGGAAAGAATTTCACCTTAATCGTGGCAATTTTTTTTATGTTTTATGCAAATAGTTTCTTATTGCGCCAGCGTGACCGCGATTTAGGTTTATACAATATGTTAGGAATGACCAAAAATAATTTGCGGCAAATTTTACTGTTTGAAAAATTATTTTTATATCTGGTTAGCGTACTAGTAGGCCTGATTTTGGGGACAACATTTATTAAGTTAGCTTTTATCATTTTGCGGAATTTGTTAAATAACTACCATCTTTATAGCAAATTCTCGCTTGATCAATTAATGCAAACTTTTGTTTTTTTCGGTGGGGTTTTCTTGTTGCTGTTTATTTATGATTGTTGGCGATTGCGGCAATTAAGACCAGCAGCTCTCTGGCAACAAGCTGTTCAAGCTGAAAAAGAACCTCAGGCCAAACGATTGTTAGGAATTGGTGGTTTATTAATTTTAGGTTGCGGCTATTGGCTTGCCATTAAAACAAAACCGAATATGGCTGGTATTTCTAATTTTATGTTGGCGGTCATTTTGGTTGTAATTGGGACTTATGCAGTGTTTACTGCGGGAAGTATTTTATTATTGCACCTTTTGAAAAGTAAGCAAAATTTTTATTATCAGCCGGAACATTTTATCGGAATTTCGGGAATGCTTTATCGAATGAAACAAAATGCAGCTGGTTTAGCGACTATCTGTATTTTGTGTACGACAATTTTAGTAACGCTAACTAGCAGCGTTAGTTTAGTTGCCGGCCAACAGCAGTTGCTTTCGTCATGGAATCCATTTGAACTAATGCTTACCACGAAGGAGCCGCTAAATCCAAGTCGCGTTCAGCAAATAGCGCAGCGCAATCAAGTCAAGTTAAAGCAAAATCAGCAGTTGCAAATTACAAGTCCGATATATGGCAGTTTTAGTCGGAATGGGTATTTTAAATCAGGGATGACAAGCAAAGCTTCGGTTTCATTATCGGTTATAACTTTAGGAGAATTTAATCGAGTTCAACATCAAAATGTTAAACTTAAAGCTAATCAAGTTTTAGTCGATAGTCCTGCTGGTCAACGATTGACACAAATGGTGATTAAAGGCAAAATTTATCGAACTAAAGGATATATTAATTTAAAAGCTGGAAATGTGGATCACTCGATTTTTCAACCGGTTTTTCTAGTAGTTTCAAGTAATAAAATTGCTCGCCAAATTAGTTCCTCACACTGGATTTATCAATCTGGTTTAGATGTATCCGGTTCAGCTAAGAATCGTCAAAATTTGGCTACTCAACTACAGCAAACATTACAGTTAGACAACGGTAGTTTTTCTTATCGCCCAGAAATGCAGAAATTTTTGCGGGCAACATTTGGCAGTTTATTATTTGTTGGAATTTTAATCAGTTTTGCGTTAGCAATTACGACTGCTTTAATTATTTATTACAAACAGTCTGCCGAAGGATTATCGGATCAGCAGCGTTTTAAGACTATGCAGCAAGTAGGCTTGAGTCAAAAAGAAAGTCGTCAAGCAATTTATGGTCAAGTTTTGCTGGTCTTTATGTTGCCAATTGTTGGCGCAGTAATTAATACCGTATTTGCATTGCCAGCTCTCAGCAGTGTCTTGAAAATATTCTCTTTATATGACGGTTGGTTATTATTACGAGTTTGTGTGCTGACAATAGCGATTTTATTAATTGGTTACCTACTGGTATATAGTTTAACGACAAAAGTCTATCAACGATTAGTCAATCGAAGTAACTAA
- a CDS encoding branched-chain amino acid aminotransferase, giving the protein MTKAVAADMDWNNLGFKYWDLPYRYQAVYKDGKWQKGGLVEDSNLTLSEAAEDFHYGQEVFEGLKAYRCKDGSVNLFRPEMNAKRMQDSAKRLCMATYPIDDFVAAVKAVVKANQEFIPPYGTGGSLYLRPFMIGTEPMVGVKPSKTYVFRVFATPVGAYIKGLTPMPYFVSEFDRAAYAGTGQAKTAGNYAGSLYPAMQAKSNGFADCLYLDPRDHKYIDEFGGANFYGITKDGQFVTPKSDSILPSVTKKSLLEIAGDLGMNPTETQIKMEDFDQFTEAGAMGTAAVISPVGSLTYKDQKFVPFSETETGPATKKLYDELTGIQMSERPDKRGWVQKVEL; this is encoded by the coding sequence ATGACAAAAGCAGTTGCTGCTGACATGGATTGGAACAATTTAGGATTTAAATATTGGGATTTGCCATATCGATATCAGGCGGTTTATAAAGATGGCAAATGGCAAAAAGGCGGTTTGGTCGAAGATTCTAATTTGACACTTTCCGAAGCTGCTGAAGATTTTCATTATGGTCAAGAAGTGTTCGAAGGCTTAAAAGCTTATCGCTGTAAAGATGGTAGTGTTAATCTTTTTCGGCCAGAAATGAATGCTAAACGAATGCAAGACTCAGCTAAGAGATTATGTATGGCAACTTACCCAATCGATGATTTTGTCGCTGCGGTTAAAGCAGTTGTTAAAGCTAATCAGGAATTTATTCCACCTTATGGAACAGGCGGTTCATTGTATTTACGCCCATTTATGATTGGAACTGAACCAATGGTCGGCGTTAAGCCATCCAAAACATATGTATTTCGTGTATTTGCAACTCCAGTTGGAGCGTACATCAAAGGCCTGACTCCAATGCCATATTTTGTTAGCGAATTTGATCGGGCCGCTTATGCAGGTACTGGTCAAGCTAAAACAGCTGGAAATTATGCAGGTAGTCTTTATCCAGCAATGCAGGCTAAGAGCAATGGCTTTGCGGATTGTTTGTATCTTGATCCACGAGATCATAAATATATTGATGAATTTGGTGGGGCTAACTTCTATGGAATCACTAAAGATGGTCAATTTGTGACACCAAAGTCAGATTCTATCTTGCCATCGGTAACTAAGAAATCATTGTTGGAAATTGCTGGCGATTTGGGAATGAACCCCACAGAAACTCAAATTAAAATGGAAGACTTTGATCAATTTACTGAAGCCGGAGCGATGGGAACGGCGGCCGTTATTTCACCGGTTGGTTCTTTGACTTATAAGGATCAGAAATTTGTACCATTTAGTGAAACTGAAACTGGCCCAGCTACTAAAAAACTTTATGATGAATTAACTGGTATCCAAATGAGTGAACGTCCAGATAAACGTGGTTGGGTCCAGAAAGTAGAACTTTAA